A genomic stretch from Anomalospiza imberbis isolate Cuckoo-Finch-1a 21T00152 chromosome 9, ASM3175350v1, whole genome shotgun sequence includes:
- the LOC137478650 gene encoding riboflavin-binding protein isoform X1 — protein MLRFAITLVAVITSSTCQKYGCLEGDTQKLKPGPEPNMQECTLYSKSSCCYADFTEQLAHSPVIKVSNSYWNRCGQLSKSCEDFTKKVECFYRCSPHAARWIHPSDTAAIQAVPLCQSFCDDWYEACKDDSICVRNWLTDWEWDESGENHCKNKCIPYHEMYANGTDMCQNMWGESFKVSESSCLCLQMNKKDSIAIKYLLSKSSEESSSSSSSSSSSEEHACRNKLLKFEKLKQKEGEQTR, from the exons ATGCTGAGGTTTGCTATCACCCTTGTCGCTGTCATAACATCATCCACCTGCCAAAAATATGGATGTCTGGAGGGGGACACTCAAAAACTGAAGCCAGGTCCTGAGCCAAATATGCAAGAGTGCACCCTCTACTCTAAAT CTTCCTGTTGCTATGCAGACTTCACAGAGCAATTGGCTCATTCCCCGGTAATTAAAGTAAGCAACAGCTACTGGAACAGATGTGGGCAGCTCAGTAAATC CTGTGAAGATTTCACAAAGAAAGTCGAGTGCTTTTACCGGTGTTCTCCACATGCTGCTCgctggatccatcccagtgACACTGCTGCTATCCAGGCTGTTCCATTGTGTCAAAGCTTTTGTGATGACTG GTATGAAGCCTGCAAAGATGATTCCATATGTGTTCGTAACTGGCTGACAGACTGGGAGTGGGATGAAAGTGGAGAAAACCACTGTAAGAATAAATGCATTCCATACCATGAG ATGTATGCAAATGGGACTGACATGTGCCAGAATATGTGGGGGGAGTCATTTAAGGTGAGCGAatcctcctgcctctgcttgCAAATGAACAAGAAGGACTCGATAGCAATCAAGTATCTCCTCTCCAAAAGCTCAGAGGAAAGctcgagcagcagcagcagcagcagcagcagtgaggagcATGCCTGCCGAAATAAACTCCTGAAGTTTGAAAAACTAAAGCAAAAGGAAGGTGAACAGACAAGATAA
- the LOC137478650 gene encoding riboflavin-binding protein isoform X2 has product MLRFAITLVAVITSSTCQKYGCLEGDTQKLKPGPEPNMQECTLYSKSSCCYADFTEQLAHSPVIKVSNSYWNRCGQLSKSCEDFTKKVECFYRCSPHAARWIHPSDTAAIQAVPLCQSFCDDWYEACKDDSICVRNWLTDWEWDESGENHCKNKCIPYHEMYANGTDMCQNMWGESFKLRGKLEQQQQQQQQ; this is encoded by the exons ATGCTGAGGTTTGCTATCACCCTTGTCGCTGTCATAACATCATCCACCTGCCAAAAATATGGATGTCTGGAGGGGGACACTCAAAAACTGAAGCCAGGTCCTGAGCCAAATATGCAAGAGTGCACCCTCTACTCTAAAT CTTCCTGTTGCTATGCAGACTTCACAGAGCAATTGGCTCATTCCCCGGTAATTAAAGTAAGCAACAGCTACTGGAACAGATGTGGGCAGCTCAGTAAATC CTGTGAAGATTTCACAAAGAAAGTCGAGTGCTTTTACCGGTGTTCTCCACATGCTGCTCgctggatccatcccagtgACACTGCTGCTATCCAGGCTGTTCCATTGTGTCAAAGCTTTTGTGATGACTG GTATGAAGCCTGCAAAGATGATTCCATATGTGTTCGTAACTGGCTGACAGACTGGGAGTGGGATGAAAGTGGAGAAAACCACTGTAAGAATAAATGCATTCCATACCATGAG ATGTATGCAAATGGGACTGACATGTGCCAGAATATGTGGGGGGAGTCATTTAAG CTCAGAGGAAAGctcgagcagcagcagcagcagcagcagcagtga